Proteins from a genomic interval of Tenacibaculum sp. SZ-18:
- a CDS encoding HD domain-containing protein, which translates to MTTSKTNKLKILNDPIYGLVSIPNSLIFDIIEHRYFQRLRRVSQMGLTNLVYPGANHTRFHHAIGCMHLMQKAIQILRTKNVSISEDEATALSIAILLHDIGHGAFSHALEYSIVNEITHEEISLKFMKKLNEEFSGQLNLAINIFEGKYERKFFNQLISSQLDIDRLDYLKRDSFYTGVTEGNISSDRLITMMNVKNDELVIERKGIYSVEKFLIARRLMYWQVYLHKTSLSAETLLVKVLQRAKELAKKGEELPTTESLRYFLYNAITDHNFSDEALEVFSRLDDYDVFASMKQWCYHDDIVLSNLSKMIIERKLFCIEIQDKPFSEKKIEKLKVKLQEKFDINEEHIDYFVFLDTASNQTYDLEKPIKILNKNGKTKDILKASDHLNLKTLSKPVVKYYCCYPKKF; encoded by the coding sequence TCGTTATTTTCAGCGATTACGACGAGTGAGTCAAATGGGACTTACAAATTTGGTGTATCCTGGCGCCAATCACACAAGATTTCATCATGCCATCGGTTGTATGCATTTAATGCAGAAAGCTATTCAAATTTTAAGAACGAAAAATGTTTCTATATCAGAAGATGAAGCCACAGCGCTAAGCATAGCTATCTTATTGCACGATATTGGTCATGGTGCGTTTTCGCATGCTCTAGAATATAGTATTGTTAATGAAATTACCCATGAAGAAATTTCCTTAAAGTTTATGAAAAAGTTGAATGAGGAATTTAGTGGTCAGTTAAATTTAGCTATTAATATTTTTGAAGGTAAATATGAAAGAAAATTTTTTAATCAATTAATCTCTAGTCAACTTGATATTGACCGATTAGATTATCTGAAACGAGATAGTTTTTACACAGGGGTTACAGAAGGTAATATTTCTTCCGATCGTTTAATTACAATGATGAATGTAAAAAATGATGAATTAGTAATTGAAAGAAAAGGTATTTACTCTGTTGAAAAGTTTTTAATAGCAAGAAGATTAATGTATTGGCAAGTTTATTTACATAAAACTTCTTTATCTGCTGAAACATTACTGGTGAAAGTATTACAGAGAGCGAAAGAATTAGCGAAAAAAGGAGAGGAATTACCAACTACGGAATCATTACGTTATTTCCTGTATAATGCAATCACAGATCATAATTTTAGTGATGAAGCATTAGAGGTGTTTTCGAGATTAGATGATTATGATGTGTTTGCTTCAATGAAACAATGGTGTTACCATGATGATATTGTTTTGTCTAACTTATCTAAGATGATTATTGAAAGAAAATTGTTCTGTATTGAAATTCAGGACAAACCTTTTTCTGAGAAAAAAATAGAAAAGTTAAAAGTGAAACTTCAAGAAAAATTTGATATTAACGAGGAACATATAGATTACTTTGTTTTCTTGGATACAGCTTCAAATCAAACTTATGACCTTGAAAAACCAATAAAAATTTTAAATAAAAATGGAAAAACAAAAGACATCCTTAAAGCTTCTGATCATCTTAATTTAAAGACTTTATCGAAGCCAGTTGTTAAATATTATTGTTGCTATCCTAAAAAATTCTAA
- the lpxD gene encoding UDP-3-O-(3-hydroxymyristoyl)glucosamine N-acyltransferase yields MKFTAKQIAEILQGEVVGNHDEVVSKLSKIEEGEKESLTFLANPKYNSYIYTTKASITIVNKSFVPEKDIETTLIKVDDAYKSFSTLLEYYNQVKNNKVGREEPHFMSDSAIIGDNEYIGAFSYIGENVKIGNNVKIYPNSYIGDNVTIGDNCVVFAGVKIYSETIIGDNCKIHSGSIIGSDGFGFAPDENGEYKAVPQTGNVIIEDNVDIGSNSTIDRATLGSTVIRKGVKLDNQIQIAHNVEVGKNTVIASQTGIAGSTKIGENCMIGGQVGIVGHITIGNNVKIQAQSGIGRNLKDGDVVQGSPAFGYSDWNKSYVHFKNLPKTITTLNRIEKELNSLKNRNE; encoded by the coding sequence ATGAAATTCACAGCAAAACAGATAGCAGAGATTTTACAAGGTGAAGTTGTAGGTAACCATGATGAGGTAGTATCTAAATTATCTAAGATAGAAGAAGGCGAAAAGGAATCGTTAACCTTTTTAGCAAACCCAAAGTATAACAGTTATATTTATACTACAAAAGCTTCTATTACGATTGTAAATAAAAGTTTCGTTCCTGAGAAGGATATAGAAACTACGTTGATAAAAGTGGACGATGCATATAAGTCTTTTTCCACACTTTTAGAATATTATAATCAAGTAAAAAATAATAAAGTCGGAAGAGAAGAACCTCATTTCATGTCCGATTCAGCAATTATTGGCGATAATGAATACATTGGAGCGTTTTCTTACATCGGAGAAAATGTAAAAATTGGAAATAACGTGAAAATTTATCCTAATTCTTATATCGGGGATAACGTTACAATTGGTGACAATTGTGTTGTATTTGCGGGTGTTAAAATTTATTCAGAAACCATTATTGGAGACAATTGTAAAATTCATTCAGGAAGTATAATAGGTTCTGATGGATTTGGTTTTGCTCCAGATGAAAATGGAGAGTATAAGGCAGTTCCACAAACAGGAAATGTTATAATTGAGGATAATGTAGATATTGGTTCAAATTCTACAATTGATAGAGCAACTTTGGGTTCCACAGTTATTAGAAAAGGTGTGAAGTTGGATAATCAAATTCAAATTGCACATAATGTGGAAGTTGGTAAAAATACAGTAATTGCTTCTCAAACAGGTATTGCTGGATCTACTAAGATTGGAGAAAATTGTATGATTGGTGGACAGGTTGGGATTGTAGGACATATTACCATAGGTAATAACGTTAAAATTCAGGCTCAATCGGGTATTGGAAGAAATTTAAAGGATGGAGATGTTGTTCAAGGTTCGCCTGCGTTTGGATATTCTGATTGGAATAAATCATACGTTCATTTTAAAAATTTACCGAAAACAATAACAACACTAAATAGAATAGAGAAGGAATTAAATTCTCTAAAAAACCGAAATGAGTAA
- a CDS encoding bifunctional UDP-3-O-[3-hydroxymyristoyl] N-acetylglucosamine deacetylase/3-hydroxyacyl-ACP dehydratase has translation MSKKQNTIKNEITLSGVGLHTGNEVVMTFKPAPTNHGFAFKRVDLEGAPTIEAKAEYVTDTQRGTNMERNGVQINTSEHVLAAAVGLNIDNLLIEINASEPPIMDGSSKYFIEALEKAGIEEQDADVEEYIVKEIISYKDESTGSEIILMPAEEYQVTTMVDFGTKVLGTQNATLNTISDFKEEISSARTFSFLHEIEMLLDHNLIKGGDLNNAIVYVDKELSEGTTEKLKQAFNKDDIKIKPNGILDNLELHWANEAARHKLLDVIGDLALVGTRIRGKVIANKPGHLINTTFAKKLAKIIKQEKRNNVPSYDLNQPPLMDIHQIMDVLPHRPPFLLIDRILELSDKHVVGMKNVTMNEDFFVGHFPGAPVMPGVLQIEAMAQAGGVLVLKSVPDPENYLTYFMKIDKVKFKQKVLPGDTLIFKSELITPIRRGIAHMQAYAYANGKLVAEAELMAQISKVK, from the coding sequence ATGAGTAAGAAACAAAATACCATTAAAAATGAAATCACATTATCGGGTGTAGGACTGCATACTGGTAATGAAGTGGTAATGACATTTAAGCCAGCTCCTACGAATCATGGTTTCGCATTTAAAAGAGTAGACCTAGAGGGTGCACCAACAATTGAGGCGAAGGCTGAATATGTTACAGATACGCAGCGAGGAACTAATATGGAAAGGAATGGAGTACAAATTAATACTTCAGAACATGTATTAGCGGCAGCTGTAGGTCTAAATATCGACAACTTATTAATCGAAATTAATGCATCAGAACCTCCAATTATGGATGGATCTTCAAAATATTTTATCGAAGCCTTAGAAAAAGCTGGAATTGAAGAACAAGATGCAGATGTAGAAGAGTATATAGTAAAAGAAATAATTTCCTATAAAGACGAAAGCACTGGAAGTGAAATTATCCTAATGCCTGCTGAAGAATATCAGGTTACTACTATGGTTGACTTCGGAACCAAAGTATTAGGAACACAAAATGCTACTTTGAATACTATTTCTGATTTTAAAGAAGAAATATCTTCAGCAAGAACATTTAGTTTCCTTCATGAGATTGAAATGCTTTTAGATCATAATCTAATTAAAGGAGGAGATTTAAATAACGCAATTGTTTATGTTGATAAAGAGCTTTCTGAAGGAACAACGGAAAAGTTGAAACAAGCTTTTAATAAAGACGACATTAAAATTAAACCTAATGGAATTTTGGATAACTTAGAATTACATTGGGCTAATGAAGCAGCAAGACATAAATTACTCGATGTAATTGGTGACTTAGCTCTAGTTGGAACACGAATTAGAGGGAAAGTTATAGCTAACAAACCAGGTCATTTAATTAATACTACATTTGCTAAAAAATTAGCTAAAATTATTAAACAAGAGAAGAGAAATAATGTTCCTTCTTATGATTTAAATCAACCTCCCTTAATGGATATTCATCAAATTATGGATGTCTTACCTCACAGGCCACCATTCTTATTAATTGATAGAATTCTAGAATTATCTGATAAGCATGTAGTTGGTATGAAAAATGTGACAATGAATGAAGATTTTTTTGTTGGTCACTTCCCTGGAGCGCCTGTAATGCCTGGAGTTCTTCAAATAGAAGCGATGGCTCAGGCTGGAGGAGTTTTAGTTTTGAAATCTGTGCCAGATCCAGAAAATTACTTAACTTATTTCATGAAAATAGATAAGGTAAAGTTTAAACAAAAGGTACTTCCAGGTGATACGTTAATATTTAAAAGTGAATTAATAACGCCAATTCGAAGAGGTATTGCACATATGCAAGCTTATGCTTATGCAAACGGAAAGTTAGTTGCAGAAGCAGAATTAATGGCTCAAATAAGTAAAGTAAAATAA
- the lpxA gene encoding acyl-ACP--UDP-N-acetylglucosamine O-acyltransferase: MNQPLAYVHPQAKIARNVVIEPFTTIHANVEIGSGTWIGSNVTIMEGARIGENCRIFPGAVISAIPQDLKFNDEETIVEIGNNVTIRECVTINRGTSDRHKTVIGDNCLIMAYCHVAHDCIVGNNCIFSNNSTLAGHVTIGDNVVLAGMVAVHQFASVGNHAFVTGGSLVRKDVPPFVKAAREPLSYVGINSIGLRRRGFTTDKIREIQDIYRILFQKNYNNSQAIAIIEAEMEATSERDEIVQFIKDSHRGIMKGYYNAN, encoded by the coding sequence ATGAATCAACCTCTGGCTTACGTACATCCTCAGGCTAAAATAGCTAGAAATGTGGTAATAGAACCTTTTACAACGATTCATGCAAATGTTGAAATTGGTTCTGGTACATGGATTGGTTCTAATGTAACCATAATGGAAGGTGCTAGAATTGGAGAAAATTGTAGAATTTTCCCTGGAGCAGTTATTTCCGCTATTCCGCAAGATTTAAAATTTAATGATGAGGAAACTATTGTCGAAATTGGAAATAATGTAACCATTAGAGAGTGTGTTACAATAAATCGTGGTACTTCTGACAGACATAAAACCGTAATTGGTGACAATTGTCTCATTATGGCATATTGCCATGTAGCTCATGATTGCATTGTTGGAAATAACTGTATATTTTCCAATAACTCAACACTTGCTGGACACGTAACCATAGGAGACAATGTTGTATTAGCAGGAATGGTTGCTGTGCATCAATTTGCATCTGTAGGTAATCATGCTTTTGTAACTGGTGGTTCATTAGTAAGAAAAGATGTACCTCCATTTGTTAAAGCTGCTAGAGAACCTTTATCTTACGTTGGTATTAATTCTATAGGTTTAAGAAGAAGAGGGTTTACAACAGATAAAATTAGAGAGATTCAAGATATTTACAGAATATTATTCCAGAAAAACTATAATAATTCGCAAGCAATTGCAATTATCGAAGCAGAAATGGAAGCAACTTCAGAGAGAGATGAAATTGTACAGTTCATCAAAGATTCTCACAGAGGTATAATGAAAGGATATTACAATGCAAATTAA
- the efp gene encoding elongation factor P, producing MASTSDIKKGLCIKYNSDIFKIIEFLHVKPGKGPAFVRTKLKSVTTGKVIDNTFSAGHKIEDVRVETHKFQYLYAEGDDLHFMNTDDYNQITLQRKVVDGSEFMKEGEVVTILINTEDSMPLSVEMPSHVILEVTHTEPGVKGNTATNATKPATVETGARVNVPLFINEGDKIKIDTEKGAYSERIKA from the coding sequence ATGGCATCAACTTCAGATATTAAAAAAGGACTTTGTATTAAGTACAATAGTGATATATTTAAAATAATAGAATTCTTACATGTAAAACCAGGAAAGGGACCTGCTTTCGTGAGAACTAAATTAAAAAGTGTAACAACAGGAAAAGTAATTGATAATACATTTTCTGCAGGTCACAAAATTGAAGATGTTCGTGTTGAAACTCATAAATTTCAATATTTATATGCAGAGGGAGATGATTTACATTTCATGAACACGGATGATTACAACCAAATTACTTTACAAAGAAAAGTTGTAGATGGTTCTGAATTTATGAAAGAAGGAGAAGTAGTTACAATTTTAATTAATACGGAAGATAGCATGCCCTTATCAGTAGAGATGCCATCTCATGTGATTTTAGAAGTAACTCATACAGAGCCTGGTGTTAAAGGAAATACAGCAACAAATGCAACAAAACCTGCGACAGTTGAAACTGGAGCTAGAGTTAATGTTCCTTTATTTATTAATGAAGGAGATAAAATTAAAATTGATACTGAAAAAGGAGCGTATTCAGAGAGAATAAAAGCGTAA
- a CDS encoding UDP-3-O-(3-hydroxymyristoyl)glucosamine N-acyltransferase, whose amino-acid sequence MKFKTIQTLKQISELLGLHYVGNPNFEITGINEIHVVEEGEIVFVDHPKYYDKALNSKATTILINKEVECPEGKTLLISEDPFRDFNRITKHFNPFIASKNSIADSAIIGENTIIQPNVFIGENVKIGKNCIIHANVSINNDIVIGNNVTIHSNTVLGSNAFYYKKRSEGFDTLISGGRVVIEDNVDLGASCTIDRGVTGDTTIGEGTKIDNQVHVGHDTIIGKKCLIAAQTGIAGCTVIEDEVTIWGQVGIVSGLRIEKGTVLMAQTGVMKSLKKGIYFGTPQEEYRQKMREIVHVKNEVKKDKK is encoded by the coding sequence ATGAAATTTAAAACGATACAAACACTAAAGCAAATTTCAGAACTTCTTGGATTACATTATGTTGGAAATCCGAACTTTGAAATCACAGGAATCAATGAAATCCATGTCGTAGAAGAAGGAGAGATTGTATTTGTAGATCATCCTAAATATTACGATAAGGCATTAAATTCAAAGGCAACTACTATATTAATCAATAAGGAAGTTGAGTGTCCAGAAGGAAAAACATTATTAATTTCTGAAGATCCATTTAGAGATTTTAATAGAATAACAAAACATTTCAATCCATTTATAGCTTCTAAAAATAGTATTGCCGATTCAGCAATAATTGGGGAGAATACAATTATTCAACCAAATGTTTTTATTGGTGAAAATGTGAAAATTGGTAAAAATTGTATTATTCATGCTAATGTTTCCATTAATAATGATATTGTAATTGGTAATAATGTCACGATACACTCAAATACGGTTCTAGGAAGTAACGCATTCTATTATAAGAAAAGATCAGAAGGTTTTGATACCTTAATTTCTGGAGGTAGAGTTGTGATAGAAGATAATGTAGATTTAGGAGCTTCTTGTACTATTGATAGAGGAGTTACAGGAGACACGACAATTGGAGAGGGAACGAAAATTGATAATCAAGTTCATGTTGGTCATGATACAATTATTGGTAAAAAATGTTTAATTGCAGCACAAACAGGAATTGCTGGTTGTACTGTAATAGAAGATGAAGTAACCATTTGGGGGCAGGTAGGAATAGTGAGCGGATTAAGAATTGAAAAAGGAACAGTTCTTATGGCGCAAACAGGTGTGATGAAATCACTTAAAAAGGGAATTTATTTCGGGACACCACAAGAAGAATATCGACAAAAAATGCGAGAAATCGTCCATGTTAAAAACGAAGTAAAGAAAGATAAAAAGTAA